From Algoriphagus sp. NG3, the proteins below share one genomic window:
- a CDS encoding exonuclease subunit SbcD, which produces MIKILHTADWHLGKRLQEYSRLEEQKLVLEEIRKIADRENADLIILAGDIFDTFNPSHEAVELLYKSLRRLTNGGKRPIVAISGNHDSTQFVEAPDPLAREMGIFFYGKYDTVIPVGRLDNGIEITQADPGFLEMKLPQTNFPVRIILAPYANEISMKTYLGEGDREEEFRTLMEENWKKIADRYCDDLGVNLFAGHFFFTKEGEKPEPEPESERPILHVGGTQALYTRNIPSQIHYAALGHLHRYHAVGHEHCPVVYSSSPLAYSFSEADQEKKVVIIQAEPGKPVKYHPIGLKEGRPLYRKTFDNLPETLAWLEEKPYCYVELTYITENSIEAATRKAIMKAHDGIVSLIPQIKNPLGRENTSLQVEDLGKDMESLFKLFYQSEKGQEPNGELLTIFKEVISQNEEA; this is translated from the coding sequence ATGATCAAAATTCTCCATACAGCAGATTGGCATCTGGGAAAAAGACTTCAGGAGTATTCCAGACTGGAAGAACAAAAGCTGGTTTTGGAAGAAATCAGAAAAATAGCAGACCGGGAAAACGCCGATCTGATTATCTTGGCAGGTGATATTTTTGACACTTTCAATCCAAGTCATGAAGCTGTAGAATTGCTTTACAAATCGCTTCGCAGGCTCACCAATGGAGGTAAGAGGCCGATTGTTGCGATATCAGGAAATCATGACAGCACCCAGTTTGTAGAAGCTCCGGATCCACTGGCCAGGGAGATGGGCATATTTTTCTATGGGAAATACGATACAGTCATCCCAGTAGGAAGGCTGGATAACGGAATAGAAATCACACAAGCCGATCCAGGATTTTTGGAAATGAAACTGCCCCAGACAAACTTCCCTGTCCGGATTATTTTGGCGCCATACGCCAATGAAATTTCCATGAAAACTTACTTGGGTGAAGGAGACCGTGAGGAGGAATTCCGCACGCTAATGGAAGAGAATTGGAAGAAAATCGCCGATCGATATTGTGATGATCTGGGAGTAAATCTTTTTGCCGGACACTTCTTTTTTACAAAGGAAGGTGAAAAACCCGAACCAGAACCAGAATCCGAGCGACCAATTCTGCACGTGGGAGGAACCCAGGCACTCTACACCAGAAATATCCCTTCCCAAATTCATTATGCGGCTCTGGGGCACCTACATCGCTACCATGCAGTGGGACACGAGCATTGCCCTGTTGTCTATTCCAGTTCCCCTCTAGCCTACTCGTTCAGTGAAGCGGATCAGGAGAAAAAGGTGGTGATCATACAAGCCGAGCCTGGCAAACCTGTAAAATATCACCCTATCGGACTGAAAGAGGGCAGACCACTCTATCGCAAAACCTTCGACAATCTGCCAGAAACTTTAGCATGGCTTGAAGAAAAGCCATACTGCTATGTGGAATTGACTTATATCACCGAAAATTCTATCGAGGCTGCAACCCGCAAAGCGATTATGAAAGCCCACGATGGCATCGTGAGTTTGATCCCTCAGATCAAAAATCCTCTGGGACGGGAAAACACTAGTTTACAGGTAGAAGACCTTGGAAAAGATATGGAAAGTCTCTTTAAGTTATTCTACCAAAGTGAAAAAGGCCAGGAGCCTAACGGGGAATTGCTCACAATTTTTAAAGAAGTCATCAGCCAAAACGAAGAAGCATGA
- a CDS encoding efflux RND transporter periplasmic adaptor subunit, giving the protein MKNSTLLLFGFLIVLFSSCQEDKEKVEEAPKESFRNEVAATEVNTAVAERKSFDYLIDATGKLEAGAEVMTVIEEAGYLLEVNVQEGQYVEKGDVIAVLDPAEPELRLEKAKISLRNANALYESDKFGFPELFASDSVEQKGIVEEQLKAKNGVFMSEVELKEAQLAFERTVVKAPISGKIADLKHRAGALVGANTELCEILSTNEFILKVKVLESDINLVSINQKAEVYPISNTQTALTGKVTGINPKVDESGLVQVSITLAANKALLPGMNARAIIRAPQNNSLVVPKDALVYRSGRAVVFTIENKESKWNYVEVGKDNGQEVEILDGIEENSTVITSNNLQLAHQAPVQIIKE; this is encoded by the coding sequence ATGAAAAACTCTACTCTCTTACTTTTCGGTTTTTTAATTGTTCTGTTTTCCTCCTGCCAGGAAGATAAGGAAAAGGTCGAAGAAGCCCCCAAAGAATCATTTCGAAATGAAGTCGCCGCAACCGAAGTGAATACGGCCGTGGCTGAACGGAAAAGCTTCGATTATTTGATCGATGCCACCGGTAAACTTGAAGCAGGCGCGGAAGTGATGACTGTAATAGAAGAGGCGGGTTATCTTCTTGAAGTAAATGTCCAAGAAGGACAATATGTGGAAAAAGGAGACGTGATAGCAGTCTTGGATCCCGCAGAGCCTGAACTGAGACTGGAAAAGGCTAAGATTTCACTTAGAAACGCAAATGCTCTATATGAATCTGACAAGTTTGGCTTCCCTGAATTATTTGCCTCTGATAGTGTAGAGCAAAAAGGCATCGTGGAAGAACAACTTAAAGCTAAGAATGGGGTTTTTATGAGTGAAGTAGAGCTCAAAGAAGCTCAGTTGGCTTTTGAACGGACGGTAGTCAAGGCTCCGATTTCTGGGAAAATAGCAGATCTTAAACATAGAGCTGGTGCCTTGGTAGGGGCAAATACAGAATTATGTGAGATACTCTCGACGAATGAGTTTATACTTAAAGTAAAAGTCCTGGAGTCAGACATCAATCTTGTTTCCATCAATCAAAAAGCAGAAGTTTACCCCATATCAAATACACAAACTGCTCTTACCGGAAAAGTAACCGGGATCAATCCTAAAGTAGATGAAAGTGGTCTGGTGCAGGTCTCAATTACGCTGGCTGCCAATAAGGCTTTGCTGCCTGGAATGAATGCTCGGGCTATCATCCGAGCTCCTCAAAACAATTCTCTGGTAGTGCCTAAAGATGCACTTGTATATAGATCGGGCAGGGCCGTGGTGTTTACCATAGAAAACAAAGAGTCTAAATGGAACTATGTGGAAGTAGGCAAGGACAACGGGCAGGAAGTTGAGATTCTTGATGGTATTGAGGAAAACAGCACGGTAATCACCTCCAATAACCTCCAACTTGCACACCAGGCACCAGTTCAAATCATAAAAGAATAA
- a CDS encoding septal ring lytic transglycosylase RlpA family protein — MWNWFLILIAAMSADAEQPPLPPDALLIQEGTASFYGRRFHLRRTSSGEIFHMDSLTAAHKTLPFDTKVKVIRVDTGDYVWVRINDRLPRNSKRTIDLSRKAGSELGILHDGVTKVRIEVGNPSEIDRLIEYYGDDPPASLRLRPVEEAVNPPVLNIDTSISFF, encoded by the coding sequence ATGTGGAATTGGTTTCTGATATTGATAGCAGCGATGTCCGCTGATGCTGAGCAGCCACCTCTGCCTCCTGATGCATTGTTGATCCAAGAAGGAACGGCTAGCTTCTACGGCAGGAGATTCCACCTGAGACGGACTTCCAGCGGTGAGATTTTCCATATGGATAGCTTAACTGCCGCTCACAAAACCTTGCCTTTTGATACCAAAGTAAAAGTCATCCGGGTAGATACAGGGGATTATGTATGGGTAAGGATTAATGATAGGCTTCCGAGAAATTCCAAACGCACAATAGACTTATCCCGCAAAGCAGGAAGTGAACTCGGAATTCTTCATGATGGTGTTACCAAGGTAAGGATTGAAGTGGGAAACCCTTCAGAAATTGATCGTCTTATCGAATATTATGGAGATGATCCGCCAGCTTCATTGAGGTTAAGGCCAGTAGAAGAGGCGGTTAACCCACCGGTACTTAATATTGACACCTCAATATCTTTTTTTTAG
- a CDS encoding efflux RND transporter permease subunit codes for MVRFLLARPIAVFMTFMALMVFSFIVLRTLPISLLPPIDVPQIVVKVNYPNASPEAIEQNVLSRIREGLITLNGLEEMDSKAGSEVGTIRLTFDYSTKMELAYIDVNEKIDRLTNSLPEDLSRPEVIRINTSDIPVARVQVVPKEGIDEIEVSLLAENVLKKRIEQLPGVSLVDINGKKDRIITVKPKEEALSALGMTQENVISAIKSGNQDLPGISVKDGQFRYYLRLATRVDSPKDIESLPVAASSGVIIPLGKLAEVSYETQETLGYHLFGTNEGLVITVHKQASAKMNELIPELKKSLEYFKEDYPQVEFELTQDQSNLLNAAISNLETSLLFGGVFAFAVLFLFMKDYRLPLIIGVSLPSSLLISFLVFYFFDLSINIISLSGLALGIGMLIDNAIIVLDNITRKRESGLLLFEACVEGVNEVMGALISSVLTTLAVFVPLVFLSGISGALFFDQAVAVTAILSVSLAVAFILLPMLYFIMFSRSKKPYDEGEGLFFSKVLALYDFVYGKVTSNRKLAMLGFMLLIPLGLGISLILDTTGLPEIEKLDATLDVDWSEPISAMENKNRVLALLKTLDGNYTQAEADVGVKQFLLFDGENSIQQSLLYFLFPSVEEKQAAINQLEDYLKQNYPEASFTLGDAPNAFDQLFNSSMPYYEVRWKDLEAKEPVPEEKMDPWLSQFPTREWERGPGLQKEASVVFTLRADKMATYQIPVDAVQTQISKLFGSYTITDIRRFGVITPIRLKETNARFESLLRNTRLFASDTTSYILGEFIDYQYEDHYKYVTADKGGIYQSLFVTADNPDEGLRDYVRWGQDKNLGVTAVGQYFKDRENVRQLIGILLISVLLLYFILAAQFESFIQPLIVVFTLPLGIGGAFLVLLLCGATLNVMSAIGLVVMLGIMVNDAILKIDTINRLRSSYVESDSISAAEALEMALHRAGQIRLKPILMTSITTILALIPIVFSSGLGADLQRPLVFAVIGGLTIGTVTSLYFVPLAYWFTVSKKSLKTT; via the coding sequence ATGGTTAGATTTTTACTGGCCCGGCCGATTGCAGTTTTTATGACTTTTATGGCGTTGATGGTGTTTTCCTTCATCGTACTGCGCACACTTCCTATTTCTCTTTTGCCTCCTATCGATGTACCGCAGATTGTGGTGAAGGTCAATTATCCCAACGCCTCCCCTGAAGCTATCGAGCAAAATGTGTTGAGCCGGATCAGGGAAGGGTTGATCACCTTGAATGGTTTGGAAGAAATGGATTCCAAGGCAGGGTCGGAAGTAGGGACAATTCGGCTCACCTTCGATTATAGTACCAAGATGGAGCTTGCCTACATAGACGTCAACGAAAAAATAGACCGGTTGACCAATTCACTCCCAGAGGATCTATCACGTCCAGAGGTGATCCGTATCAATACATCTGATATCCCGGTGGCCCGTGTTCAGGTGGTGCCAAAGGAAGGAATAGATGAAATAGAAGTGAGCTTATTGGCAGAAAATGTCCTAAAAAAAAGGATTGAGCAATTACCTGGGGTTTCACTGGTAGATATAAATGGTAAAAAGGATAGGATAATCACCGTAAAACCAAAGGAAGAAGCGCTGTCCGCGCTAGGAATGACGCAGGAAAACGTGATCTCTGCCATAAAATCAGGGAATCAGGATCTTCCAGGGATTTCTGTGAAAGATGGCCAGTTTCGCTATTACCTCCGGCTGGCAACCCGTGTGGATTCGCCTAAGGATATCGAAAGCCTTCCTGTGGCAGCTTCCTCAGGAGTGATTATTCCGCTGGGTAAGCTGGCAGAAGTAAGCTATGAAACCCAAGAGACGTTGGGTTATCATCTTTTCGGGACTAATGAAGGCCTGGTCATTACAGTTCACAAGCAGGCCTCTGCCAAAATGAATGAACTGATCCCTGAGCTTAAAAAGTCACTGGAATATTTCAAGGAGGATTACCCACAAGTAGAGTTTGAGCTGACCCAGGATCAGTCCAATCTTCTCAATGCTGCTATTTCCAACTTGGAGACTTCCTTGCTATTTGGTGGAGTCTTTGCCTTTGCGGTACTTTTCCTTTTTATGAAAGATTACAGACTTCCGCTGATCATCGGCGTGAGTTTGCCTTCTTCCTTATTGATCAGTTTCCTTGTTTTTTACTTTTTTGATTTGTCCATCAACATCATATCATTGTCAGGTTTGGCACTGGGAATCGGGATGCTGATCGATAATGCGATTATCGTTTTGGATAATATTACCCGAAAACGTGAGAGTGGTTTACTGCTTTTTGAAGCTTGTGTAGAAGGCGTGAATGAAGTGATGGGAGCTTTGATCAGTTCAGTGCTCACAACGCTGGCGGTATTTGTACCTTTGGTTTTCCTGAGTGGGATCTCCGGAGCTTTGTTTTTTGATCAGGCAGTAGCGGTGACGGCTATTTTATCAGTTTCCTTGGCTGTGGCATTTATTCTTCTGCCCATGCTCTATTTTATTATGTTCTCCCGCAGCAAAAAACCTTATGATGAAGGCGAGGGATTGTTTTTTAGTAAAGTACTGGCTCTTTATGACTTTGTTTATGGGAAAGTGACAAGCAACAGGAAATTGGCTATGCTGGGCTTCATGTTGCTGATTCCCCTAGGTCTGGGTATCAGCTTAATCCTCGACACTACCGGATTGCCCGAAATCGAAAAACTGGATGCGACACTGGACGTGGATTGGAGTGAGCCGATCTCGGCTATGGAAAACAAGAATAGGGTGTTGGCGCTTTTAAAAACTCTGGATGGGAATTATACACAAGCTGAAGCAGATGTTGGGGTAAAACAATTTCTGCTTTTCGACGGTGAAAATTCCATCCAACAATCCTTGCTTTATTTTCTCTTCCCATCAGTAGAAGAAAAGCAAGCTGCAATCAACCAACTGGAGGATTACTTGAAGCAGAATTACCCGGAAGCATCATTTACATTAGGTGATGCTCCTAATGCATTCGACCAGTTGTTCAATTCTAGTATGCCTTATTACGAAGTGAGATGGAAGGATCTGGAAGCAAAAGAACCGGTGCCGGAAGAAAAAATGGATCCATGGCTTAGTCAGTTTCCTACCAGAGAGTGGGAGCGGGGTCCGGGTTTGCAGAAAGAGGCTTCCGTGGTATTTACTCTTCGGGCGGACAAAATGGCTACCTATCAGATCCCCGTGGATGCTGTTCAGACGCAGATTTCCAAACTCTTCGGAAGCTACACCATCACAGATATCAGAAGGTTTGGGGTGATTACTCCCATTCGGCTGAAGGAGACTAATGCTCGATTTGAAAGCTTACTGCGCAATACAAGGTTATTTGCCTCTGATACTACTTCTTACATTTTGGGAGAATTTATAGACTATCAATACGAAGATCATTACAAATATGTGACAGCCGATAAGGGCGGGATTTACCAGTCTCTATTCGTCACCGCCGATAATCCGGATGAAGGATTACGGGATTATGTACGTTGGGGACAGGACAAGAATCTAGGCGTGACGGCAGTAGGGCAGTATTTCAAAGACAGGGAAAATGTTCGTCAGTTGATTGGGATACTACTGATCTCGGTGTTGCTCCTTTACTTTATCCTTGCCGCGCAATTTGAGAGTTTTATCCAGCCTTTAATAGTAGTGTTTACTCTTCCTTTGGGAATCGGAGGGGCTTTTTTAGTTCTTTTACTATGCGGAGCTACTTTGAATGTGATGTCTGCCATTGGCCTGGTAGTGATGTTGGGAATCATGGTGAATGATGCGATTTTGAAAATAGATACGATTAACCGCCTGCGATCAAGCTATGTGGAGTCTGATTCTATTTCTGCTGCTGAAGCACTTGAAATGGCACTGCATAGAGCAGGACAGATACGTCTCAAGCCAATTTTGATGACATCTATTACGACGATTTTGGCATTGATTCCGATTGTGTTTAGCAGCGGATTGGGGGCAGATCTACAGCGTCCGTTGGTGTTTGCGGTGATTGGTGGACTGACGATAGGTACTGTCACTTCATTATATTTCGTGCCATTGGCGTATTGGTTTACTGTGTCCAAGAAATCACTGAAGACGACCTGA